One Vigna unguiculata cultivar IT97K-499-35 chromosome 11, ASM411807v1, whole genome shotgun sequence DNA window includes the following coding sequences:
- the LOC114169013 gene encoding aspartic proteinase CDR1-like → MATTMQSYSSLVLVLLFLCNTSLSNALKGFSVEMMHRDSEKSPFYLPSETHSQRVAKAIQRSIARVNHLTKPSASLDTVESTVIPNSGEYLMTYSVGTPPFKILGIVDTGSNIVWLQCKPCTDCYEQTSPIFDPRKSRTYKNLPCTSSACRAAGASSSCSEKCEYTINYGDGSHSTGDLSVDTITLSSTEGSPVKFRNIAIGCGHDNTGTFQANGSGIVGLSGGATSLISQLGSTIEGKFSYCLAPFFSGSKSTSKLSFGDAAVLSGKGVVSTPLIKQEGQIFFFLTLESFTVGRKKVAVRGSSSGPASEGNIIIDSGTTLTLLPSDVYEELESAVADAVNLERASDPSGFLSLCYESDSNSEQGIPVITAHFRGADVDLKAVNTFIEVGDGVICLAFRASEDLSIFGNVAQQNFVVGYDLQKQTVSFKPKDCSKG, encoded by the coding sequence ATGGCAACAACGATGCAAAGTTATTCATCTCTCGTTCTTGTTCTGTTGTTTCTCTGCAACACTTCTCTCTCAAACGCTCTCAAGGGTTTCAGTGTGGAAATGATGCACCGTGATTCAGAAAAATCGCCATTCTATCTTCCCTCAGAAACTCACTCTCAACGAGTTGCAAAAGCCATTCAGCGTTCCATTGCTCGTGTCAATCATCTCACAAAACCTTCTGCTTCCCTTGACACGGTTGAATCCACCGTGATACCAAACTCCGGTGAATATCTCATGACCTATTCAGTCGGAACTCCACCGTTCAAAATCCTCGGTATAGTTGACACCGGTAGCAACATTGTCTGGTTGCAGTGTAAACCTTGCACAGACTGCTACGAACAAACCAGTCCTATATTTGATCCTAGAAAATCCAGAACATACAAAAACCTACCTTGTACTTCTAGCGCATGTCGTGCTGCGGGAGCTTCTTCCTCTTGCTCAGAGAAGTGTGAATATACTATTAACTACGGTGATGGATCGCATTCAACGGGAGATCTTAGTGTTGACACCATAACCCTAAGCTCCACCGAAGGTTCACCTGTCAAATTTCGTAACATTGCTATAGGGTGTGGACATGACAACACCGGAACCTTTCAAGCCAATGGTTCTGGCATAGTTGGTCTTTCTGGTGGAGCTACTTCTCTGATATCTCAGCTGGGTTCTACAATCGAGGGAAAGTTTTCGTACTGTTTGGCACCGTTTTTTTCAGGGTCTAAATCAACCAGCAAACTCAGTTTCGGTGATGCTGCTGTGCTTTCTGGGAAAGGCGTTGTCTCAACCCCTTTGATCAAACAAGAGggtcaaatatttttcttcctaACGTTGGAATCATTCACCGttggaagaaaaaaagtagCTGTTAGAGGTTCTTCTTCTGGACCTGCTTCAGAGGGAAACATCATAATCGACTCAGGAACAACGCTCACTCTTTTACCAAGTGATGTATACGAAGAATTGGAATCTGCAGTGGCTGATGCAGTGAATCTGGAACGTGCGAGTGATCCCAGTGGCTTTTTGAGCCTGTGTTATGAAAGTGATTCGAATTCTGAACAAGGAATACCAGTGATCACAGCACATTTCAGAGGTGCAGATGTGGATTTGAAAGCAGTGAACACTTTTATTGAGGTTGGTGATGGGGTAATATGTTTAGCTTTCCGTGCAAGTGAGGATCTTTCCATCTTTGGAAACGTGGCGCAGCAGAATTTCGTGGTTGGATACGATCTTCAGAAGCAAACTGTTTCTTTTAAACCTAAAGATTGTAGCAAGGGGTGA
- the LOC114169373 gene encoding aspartic proteinase CDR1-like, with product MFICYSHFLILLLFFHNISSSKALKSGFRVELIHRDSPKSPFYRPTETHFQRVQNAVFRSIHRANYLTLDSLHDVETTVIPTPGEYLMNYSVGTPPFQILGLVDTGSSTIWMQCQPCKNCYKQSRPIFDPSISSTYSSIPCVAAECLTEKTSFCKFNNGKHCAYKATYGDNSTTEGDLIWDTITLTSSSEDKPVALPKTVIGCGHNNVGIFGEQNSGIVGLGNGPYSLATQLRPKTGGTFSYCFTPMYEGDRKPSYLHFGDRGEVSVKSAVPTPIVMNNAMPFGYYLVMEAISVGSKRIEFPRNGEEGNIILDSGTVLTFLPDEVYSKLEAEMVNAVNLVRTDDPSKVLKLCYEIRSGQQYQIPTVFAHFKGGAVVELHSINTFVKMTETVICLAFSPDSTAIFGNLAQQDILVGYDTQHNTVTFLNTDCTSEL from the coding sequence ATGTTTATATgttattcacattttttaattcttttgttattttttcacAACATTTCCTCCTCAAAAGCTCTCAAAAGTGGATTTCGTGTGGAACTGATACACCGTGATTCACCAAAATCACCCTTCTATCGTCCCACAGAAACTCATTTCCAACGAGTTCAAAATGCCGTTTTTCGTTCCATTCATCGTGCTAATTACCTGACACTAGATTCCTTGCATGATGTTGAGACCACTGTAATACCAACTCCAGGAGAATACCTGATGAACTATTCAGTTGGAACTCCACCTTTCCAAATCCTTGGTCTAGTTGATACTGGCTCCAGCACCATTTGGATGCAATGTCAACCTTGTAAGAACTGTTACAAACAAAGCAGACCCATATTCGATCCTTCCATTTCAAGCACTTACAGCAGTATCCCTTGTGTTGCTGCTGAATGTCTCACTGAGAAAACTTCCTTTTGCAAGTTTAACAATGGGAAGCACTGTGCATATAAGGCCACCTATGGTGATAATTCAACTACAGAAGGAGATTTAATCTGGGACACCATTACTTTAACTTCCAGTAGTGAAGATAAACCTGTAGCATTGCCCAAAACTGTGATTGGATGTGGACATAACAATGTTGGAATCTTTGGTGAGCAAAACTCTGGCATAGTTGGCCTTGGAAATGGACCTTACTCTCTTGCAACTCAGTTAAGACCTAAAACCGGTGGAACGTTTTCCTATTGTTTCACGCCAATGTATGAAGGAGACAGAAAACCTAGCTATCTCCATTTTGGAGATCGTGGTGAGGTTTCTGTTAAATCTGCAGTTCCAACCCCTATAGTCATGAACAATGCAATGCCATTCGGGTACTACTTGGTGATGGAAGCGATCAGTGTGGGAAGCAAGAGAATAGAGTTTCCGAGAAATGGTGAAGAAGGAAACATCATACTTGACTCAGGGACGGTACTAACGTTTTTGCCAGACGAGGTTTATTCAAAATTGGAAGCAGAAATGGTGAATGCAGTTAATTTAGTACGCACCGATGATCCATCGAAAGTATTGAAATTGTGCTACGAAATTAGATCTGGTCAGCAATATCAGATACCAACAGTGTTTGCACATTTTAAAGGTGGTGCAGTTGTGGAATTGCATTCGATCAACACCTTTGTGAAGATGACTGAAACTGTAATATGTTTGGCTTTTAGTCCAGATTCAACTGCCATCTTTGGGAATTTGGCACAACAAGACATCTTGGTCGGCTATGACACACAACATAATACAGTGACCTTTTTGAACACTGATTGTACCTCGGAGTTAtag